DNA sequence from the Halobacterium sp. DL1 genome:
CTCCTCCCCGTAGAAGCAGAACGTCCCGTGCACATCGCCGTCGACGAACACCGGCGCGCCCAGGTAACAGGAGATTCCCCACTCCGCGTAGCCCGCTTTCTCCGTCAGTTCCGGCGCGTCCCGGGCAATGTCCGCCATCACGAGCGTCTGCTCCTCGGCAGCGGTCCGCTCGCAGTTCGTCGCCGACAGCGGCGCGGTGTCCCCTGGCTCTGTATCTCCGGTCCCCCGAACCGCCTGGAACTCGTAGACTTCCCCGTCGATTCGGGAGAGCGCGCCCGAGGACGCCCCGAGCGCCTCGATACCGAGGTCGAGGAGCGCGTTCACCTGCTCCTCGAAGGACCGCTCGGTGTCTGAGGTGATGTCGTGGACCTCCCGGAGGGTCTCTTCTCGCTCCCGGAGCGCGTCCTCCTGTTCGTGGCGCTCGGTGACGTCCCGGAAGTAGACAGAGAGGCCGGTCGGCGACGGGTAGGCGCGGACCGCCAGCCACGCGTCGAGCGGGTCGTAGTACGCTTCGAAGGAGACCGGCTCCTGGCTCGCCAGCGCCTCGTGGTACTGCTCGTAGAACACGGTGTCGACGGCGTCCGGTATCGCCTCCCACAGCGTCAACCCCTCCAGGCTCCCGTCGGGCGGGTCGGCCATCGCCGCGGTGAGCACTTCGCTGGCCTGGTCGTTGACGTACGTCAGCCGCCACTCCTCGTCCAGGGCGAAGAAGGCGTCTGTCATCCGGTCGAGTATCCCCTGCCGGTCGTCGGTCACATGCTTCTCTGCGGGCAGTTCGCGCGTCACGACGACGAATCGGTCGGCCTCGCCCGCGGCCACCGACGACACTCGTAACTCGACGGCGACACCCTCCCCGCGTGCGGCCGCGAGCACCGCCTCGGGGAGTGTGTCGGTCCCGTCGTCCGCGGCGTCCCGGAGGCGGTCGACGGAGACGCCCTCCAGGAGTTCCGACAGCGTCGCCCCCGCGAACTCCTCGTCGCCGTAGCCCGTGGCATCGCTCGCGGCGGCGTTCCAGTACTGGACGACGCCCGCCGCGTCGAAGACGAACACCGGGTCGGATACCGCGTCGAGTGTAGCGGTAGCCGTAGCAGCGTCGAGCGTCGGGGAGAGAGAATCATCGGACATCGTGTAGTCGGCTCTGTCGCGACAGAACCACCGTGGCCGTATAGGTGTGTGTTACCGTCGCGTGACATCCCCAAGCGGACCGGCGCTCGCGAAGGCCGGCTACCGCGCCATCAGTTCCGCCACGCGAAGCGGAAGCCGACCGGCTTAAATCCCGGCTGCCCCGAGAACGACGTATGCGACAGCGAACCCGACGCGACGTGATGCGCGCGACCGGTGCCGCGGGACTGTCGGTGGCGGTCGCCGGCTGTCTCGGTCTCGGCAGCGGGAGCAGCGGAGACGTCGACGCCCTCGACGCACCCGACGGAACGGCGGTGGTGGAGGTCGGGCCGGACGGCTCGAACACCTTCACTCCGGACTCGCTGACCGTCTCGCCCGGGACGCCGGTGCGCTTCGTCTGGCTCTCCGGCGGCCACAACGTCGCCGTAGCCAGCCAGCCGACCGACGCCGACTGGAGGGGCCACGACCCACTGGAGAGCCGGGGCTTCTCTCACGAACACACCTTCGGGGTGCCAGGCCGCTACGAGTACGTCTGCACGCCCCACCAGCAGTTCGGGATGCGCGGCGAGGTCGTCGTCGAGACCGAAGGATAGTGGAGCCACCGGGCGAGCGCGGGCCGGCGGACGCAGCGACAGGGGACGCGTTTTAGGAGACGTTCTCGGTGTTGACCTTCGAGGTGCCGGCGTGGCGGACCTCGCGGTCGGTGAGCGCGTCGAGGAAGACGCCGAGCGCGACGTCGATCTCCCGCTCCGTGACGTCGAGTGGCGGGAGCAGTCGGACGGTCTGGTAGCCACAGCCGAGCAGGAGCAGTCCGCGCTCCAGGCACGCCTTCACCACCGCGTCGCGGCGCTCCTTCGTGTCGAGTTCGACGCCGATCATGAGGCCGTTACCCCGCACGTCGGTGACGAAGTCGGGCGCGTCGTCAGCCAGCACCTCCTTCACCTGACGGCCGCGCTCCTGCACGTTGTCGAGGACGCCGTCGCTCGTGATGGCGTCGATGGTGGCCACACCCTGCGCGGCCGCGAGGATGTCGCCCGCCCCCCACGTCGAGGAGAGCCGCCCGGTCTCCTCGGGGAAGAGGTCCTCGTTGGCGACCGTGGCACCGACGCGGAGGCCCTTCGCGGACGTGATGACGTCCGGGTCGAGGGAGGTGTGGTCGACGCCCCACAGCTCGCCCGTGCGGCCGAGGCCGGACTGGATCTCGTCGGCGACGACCGGGATGTCGTAGGTCTGCTGGATGTCGACGACGTCGTCGATGAACGACTCGCTCGGGACGCGGTAGCCGCCCTCGCCCTGCTGGGGTTCGAGGATGAGGTAGGCGACCTCCTCGGGGTCGATGACGCCGCGCTGGGGGTGGAGTTTGTCCGCGAGGACGTTGCCGCCGGGACCGTTCGTCTCCCAGCCGCAGTCGCAGTCGCCCTCGCAGGCGCAGTACGGCGCGGAGACGACGCCGCCAATCTCCGGGTAGCCCTTTCGGTGGACGGTCTTCGAGCGGTTGAGCGAGAGCGCACCGAGCGTCCGCCCGTGGAACGCGCCGTCGAACGTGAACGCGCGGTGGCCGCCCTGCGCATAACAGATCTTGATGGCGTTCTCGACGGCCTCGGCGCCCGTGTTCGAGAGGAAGACGGTGTCGAGGTCGTACTGCTCGGTGATGTCCGTGAGGCGGTGGAGGAGCTGCGTGGAGGTGTCGACGTCGGGGTCCTCGGGCGGCCAGCCGCCGCTCGCGTAGAAGTCCTGGCCCGCGATCTTCGAGGGGTCGACGAGGTCGAACTCGTCGAGGCGGTCCATGATCTTCGGGTTGTTGTAGCCGAACGGCGCTGCCGCGACGTGGCTCGTGAAGTCCATCAGGACGTTCCCGTCGACGTCCCTGCAGAACGGGCCGTCGGCGTCCTCGGTGATATCCCAGACGAACTCGTAGACGTACGTGCTCGGGGCCGCGTGTTCGTGGTGGTAGTCCACCCACTGCGCTGCTTTCTCTCCCGGCAGACTTCGGACGCTCGGCTCGGCAGTGTCCCGGTCCATGATACGTTTTGGCGGGCCCCCTAGTAAAAGGCGTTCGTTCCGGTCGCGGCAACTGTTACGCGGCGACGACGACCGACGCGACACCGCCCGCAGCAAGCAGAGCGGTACTGTAGGCGGCGACCCGCCACGCGAACCCGCGGTTGGAACTCGTCGCCGTGAGTGCTACCTTGACCCCGATGGAACTCGCCGTCGTGAGCAACACCGCGATGGTGGCCGACTGGGCTGTGATTGCGCCCGTCCGGTAGAGGACGACGGCGGACGTGGTCGCGCCCGCACTCGACACCAGCCCGGAGACGATGGCGGTGACGTAGAGCCCGGTCGACCCGAACTGCGTCTGGGCGAGGCCGCCCGCAACGACGACGACCAGGAACATCGCGCCGAAGGCGAGCGCGTTGCGCATCGAGAACGGGCTCTCGAGGTCCATCTCCACGCTGGTCGACCAGTCCGCGGAGACGGCAGCCACGAGGATGCTCCCCGCGACGATGACAAGCAACGGCACCATCCCGCGTAGCAGCACGCCCGTCGAGAGCGTGAACACGACGACGATGAGGAGGTTACGCAGCGCCATCGCGGCGTTCGCCAGCAGCACACCCGCGACGGCGTACGCCGCCGCGTCGCGCTCCTGGCTCACGTGGTCGAGCATCGTCCCGACGACGGCCGTCGAGGAGGCGAGGCCGCCGAAGAAGCCCGTGACGGCGACGCCGCGGCCGCCGTACGTCTTCACGATGACGTAGTTGAGGATGCCGATGCCGGCGACGAAGACGACCATCAGCCAGACGACCCGCGGCTCTATCTCGACGGCGTAGACGCCGGAGCCGAGCTGGACGGAGCCCGGTGGTAGGACGGGGTAGATGACGAACGCGAGGATGGCGAACTCGGTCGTCGAGCGCAGTTCCTCCCGGGAGAGGTCCCACGCGAACCCGTGGAGCTCCCGCTTGAACACGAGCAGGATGCTGCTGGTGACCGCCACGACGGTGGCCGGCAGCACCGCGCCGAGCGCGACGAGCACGCCGACGCCGTAGGCGAGGAGGATGCTCACCGCGGTGGTGAGGTGGAGCCCCTCCTCCTCGTCCTGGAGCCCCGACAGCATCAGGACGCCGGCGAGGACGATGACGAACAGCGCGCCCGCCCCCGAGAGGTACGGCGGACAGACCGCCACGTCCGCGGTGCAGCGCTCGGTGTCCACCATGGTGAAGATGGTGCCGAGGACGCTGACCAGCGCGAACGTCCGGATGCCCGCTGCCTTCTGGGACCACTCGCGTTCGAGGCCGAGAAACAGCCCGAGCGCGACGGAGAGCGCGATGCGGACGATGCGGCTGTCCAGGGGGGCGTTCGCGACCGCGTCGGCGGCGGGAGACACCCCCGAACGTTCCGGTCGACCGGACAAAAGTCTAGTGGCACTAATGTGGCGGACGGGCGGTTGTCGCCGAGTCGGGACGGCCAGACGAGTCAGTCAGCCGCCAACGACGACGTGGACTACCGCCGTTCGAGTCGCGTCCCGTCGCGCGGGCAGTAGTCGAAGTCGGGGTCGCGTGTGCTGAACCCGCACTCCGGGCAGGTCCATGTCGACGGCTCGCTGGTGTCGCCACGACTCCGGAAGAGGAACGGGACGAACGGGACGGCGAGGAAGAACAGCGCCACGTCGAAGACGTACCAGATGACCGCACTGACCAGCAGACTGAGGACGACGCCCGCGACCGCGGTGGCGAGGCGGGCGGAGACCACGGCTACTCGAGGTCGACGTACTGGGCCTCCCACTCGCGGCGCGCGTCGAGTTCGCGGCGGCCGCGGCGGGTGAGCGTGTAGTAGTTCGTTCGCTGGTCGAGCTGGCCCTTGTCGACGAGCCCTTTGTCGACGAGCGTGTCGAGGTTCGGGTAGAGCCGGCCGTGGTGGATCTCGGATTCGTAGTACTCCTCGAGTTCCTCCTTGATGGCGAGTCCGTGGGGCTCCTCGAGCCCGGCGACGACGTACAGCAAGTCCCGTTGAAACCCTGTCAAGTCGTGCATATGTTTCGTACTCGGTAGAAATTTCCACCGCGAAAACATAAGCGTGGTGGGTCGAAACCGACCTCGGCAGCCGGAACGGCGGATTTCGTCTAGTGACATGTCCGTCGTCGCACTTATGCGCTAGACGGCCGTATCCCGGAGTATGCCCGAAGAGGTACTCTTCGAGAGCGAGCACAGTCAGTCGCGCTCCGAGGTGGCGGCCTACCTGCGTACCGTGGCGGACAGACTCGACGGCGACGCGACGCTGACGCTCGCCGACGGCGACCAGTCGGTCGACATCGAACCGCCCGCGACGGTGGCGTTCGAGGTGAAAGTCGAGCGCGAAACCGGGTCCGGGCCGGACGAACTCAGCCTGGAGTTGGAACTGGAGTGGGACGACACCGACGAAGCAAGTGGCGACGAACAGACGGACGGGCTCGACATCTCCTGAGCGGGTCGGGAGCGACCGGGGCCGCTCCCGCGTGACAGTACTGACGGCAGTCCTGGCTGCCGATTGTAGTGCAACGGAAAAGGATGCGGAGCCGGAACGTCCGGCCCCGCAGCCGCCCTGAATTGGTCCCCGCTGACGCTTCGGCCCTCCAAAGCGAAGCGTCACCTGTGTCAAGACGCGGCACGATAATAAAACTATCCCCCGCCCCGATTTGTGCCGCTACATGTGTTCTTCCTCTAACACCCAGCCGAGGGCGCGCCGGTAGTAGGTGAACATCTCCCGGACGCCCTCGTGGTTCATCTCCTCGGACTCCAGTTCCTCGACCAGAAACTCGTACTGCTCGCGGACTTCCTCCTCGTCTCTCATGCTCTCGCCTACCGGCTACAGGCGTATGAATATCGGTGGCGACGAGTAGATTCAAGAGGAGCCCACTGGAACTCGTTGACATGACAGACGACCTGCAGCGCGGCCTGGAAGGCGTCACCGTCGCAGAGACGCGGCTCTCCAGCATCGACGGCGAGAACGGCGTGCTCGTCATCGGGGGATTCTCGCTCGACGAACTCGCGCCCAACGCCACCTTCGAGGAGACGCTGTTCCTCCTCTACGAGGACCGCCTCCCGACCGAAGCGGAACTCGAGGCGTTCCGCTCGGACCTGGCCGCCAGCCGGCGCGTCCACCCCGACGCCGTCGACACCGTCGTCGACGCCGCCGAACGTGGCCTCCCCGCGATGGACGCCGTCCGCATGGGAATCGCCGCGGCGCCCCTCACCCGGGACGGCGAGGAGGACCCGCAGACCGACGCGAAACTCGCCGTCGCCCAACTCCCCACTGTCGCCGCCGCGTACTGGCGCGCCCGGGAGGGCGAGGACCCCGTCGAACCCCGCGAGGACCTCGGCCACGCCGCCAACTACCTCTACATGCTTGACGGCGAGGAGGCGAGCGAGGAACGCGTCCGCGGCCTCGAGACGTACCTCAACTCCGTCGTCGACCACGGGCTGAACGCCTCGACGTTCACCGCTCGAACCATCGTCTCGACGGAGTCCGACGTCGTCTCCGCGGTGACGGGTGCGGTCGGCGCGCTGAAGGGGCCACTCCACGGCGGCGCGCCCGGCCCCGTCCTCGACATGCTGCGGGACGCGCAGGCGGCCGACGACCCGGCGGGCCTCGTCCGGGACATCCTCGACTCGGGTGAGCGCGTGATGGGGTTCGGCCACCGCGTCTACGACGTCCGCGACCCCCGGGCGGCCGTCCTCCAGTCGGCCGCCGAATCGTTCTACGAGGGCCGTGATGAGCGCGCGTTCTTCGAGGCCGCCCGCGAGTTCGAGGACGCCGCTGTCGACGTGCTCGCCGAGCACAGGCCGGACCTCCGCCTGGAGACGAACGTCGAGTTCTACACCGCCGTCCTGCTGAACGGCGTCGGCGTCCCGAAGGAACTGTTCACGCCGACGTTCGCCGTCGCACGCGCCGGTGGCTGGACGGCCCACTGTCTCGAACAACTGGAGGACAACCGGCTCATCCGCCCCCGGGCGGCCTACGTCGGCGAGACGGACCGGGAGTGGACGCCACTCGGCCAGCGGTAATCCGTTACTGTAGTCGACTGGTGCGCAGAGAACGGGCGTCCCTGGACTTAGCTCGGGACGACGTCCTCGCACCCGATCTTCGTGCGGGCGTTGACGAGACCGGGGCCCGCACGGTCGAGCGACACCCCGTCAGACGCCTCGACTGACTTGTCGAAGCCGTGGCTGGGGCTGTCACAGGCCGGATTCTCGTCGGAGGGCGCTGCGGAGACAGTACCCGCACCAGCGACGACTAGCAACAGCACAGACACCACGGCGACGACTCGTGTCGTATTCATACCGACAGATTCGCCGGCCACGAAGTTAAGCATTGGCCGACGGCCGTTCCACCTCTACTGCGGCCTCACGCGCCGGACGAGCGTGCGGTCGAGGGGGAGGGCCGCGGCATCGACCAGTCACTGGTCACCGGACTCTCCGTCCGCTGTCCCACGGATGGCCTGCTGCACGGCGATAGTTCCCCCGCTGCCGATGGTCGCTCGAACGCCGAGGGTATCCACAGTCACCTCGACGGAGTGGTCGCCGTTCCGTGACTCGATGATGGTGTCCAGCGCGCCAAGGTCGACGGCGTCGCCGACCGGGTCGAGCGAGAGGGGGTCCGTGCCCTTGGCCGCGGCGATTGCCTCCACGAGGGCGAGACTCGGTGCCTCGCGCTCGACATCGAAGGTGGAGTGGTGTGTCTTCGTATCGACGAACGGCGTCGGGTCGGAGACGTCGTCGGCGTCGGTCACTGTCACACCTGTGCTGCTGGCACACGGTGGTCGGAATCCCTGAGCGGAGCGAACCGTATCCGGCCGTCGCTCCCGACTGTCACGCGGTGGCCGTGGAACTCGAAGGAGAGGGTGGCGCTCTCGTCGGCACCGCGAACGTGCCTGTCGAGAGCGTCGGGGTCGACGGTGTGCGCGAGTGGCCGCATCTCCCTGGGGTCGTCATCAGTGAGCGAGCTGAGCGAGAGGACTAGAGTCGTGGTGACGTCCAACGCGCTGTCGCCGTCGTGGTGTACTTCGTAGGTCTCCGTGCGGGGGTCGTACGACGGGTGAACGGCATCCGCGTGAGTAGAAACCATGGTCGGTCGGAGAGTTATAGACCACTGACTGACTTGTATTCACCGTTTCACTGGTGGAAGGGAAACCCGGTCGTGGGACCGTGGCCAACGATGACCACTGTCCGATGACTGTCTCCGTTGCCCACTGCGTGGGACGTGGGCCAGACGTGGGACGGCTGATCGTTGGAAGCGCGCTGCTCGGTCGCAGAGGTCGGACGGCTGGGGACAGAAGCGGGCCGCGTCACAGCGACAGCGGGGAGAAATTGGGCTGCCAGTCAGCGCTACAGCGTCACGGATTCGGCGTCGGAGAGGTGTCGAGCGTAGAGGCCCTCGGCCCACTCGACGGCTGCCGGGTCGCGGCACTCGACGAAGATCTCGGCGTTGCCGTTGTCGTTGTGGGCGGCCATCCCGACCCGCCCGTCGGCGATGAACAGTTCGAAGGGGAGGCCGGTGTGCGCGTAGACGTCGAAGTTGCCCGTCGAGATGGTCTCGTAGGCCTTCTCGGGGTACTCCGAGAGCATGATGTCGATGAGCTCCTCGTCGAATATGGCGTCGATCTCCATCCCGTCCATCATCTCGCGGTAACCGACGTCGACGTAGACGGGAGAGAGGACCGTCGAGAGCATTCGGAGCCGGTCGGACTGTTCGATGAACTCGATAATCCGGTGGATGGTGGTGTGTGGCTGCCGGGCCTTCCGGCGCACGACCATCGCGTCGGTGAAGTGTTCGACCGGCACCGACACCGCCTGCCGGTCGACGGAGTTGAGGAACTGGTCGAGCGAGAGCGCGGTCGCCGTCCGGGTGTCGAACGTCTCGGCGCCACGGGAGACGATGGTCCCGACGCTCGTGAGGCGGTACTCGTCGCCCGACGCCTCGACCAGCCCGTGGTCCGTCAGCGAGTTGAGCGCGCGGTGGAGGGTCGACCGCGAAACGTCGACGTCGTCGAGGATGTCGCCGGGGCTCGCCGGCCCGGAGCGCAGTGCCTGCAGGAGCGGGCGCCGCCGGACCACCTCCAGGAGGAACTCCTGGCTTCGCTCCTCTGCACTCTCCAAACCGTTCCGCGACGCGTTCGCCAGTCCCTCCTGCGGGCTGCTGTCCTCGCGGCCGTCCTCGAAGACGTCCGTTCCGCCGTCGGTGAGCGCATCGACTTCGTGGACTGCTGGTTCATCCGTCATTTGAGACCCCTCGTCATCAGGTGGTACTCCATCACGGTCTCGATCCCGTCGAGGTACGACCCGACGTCGACGGAGTCGAACGCTCCCTCGAACTCTCTCGCGGCGGCGAGTTCCTCGCTCCACTGGCGGAGGAACAGGTCCTCGACGTCGTGCTCGTGGATGGTTCGGCGTATCTCGGCGACCTCGTGTTCACCCCCGTCTTCCCGGGACGCGGCCAGCTGGTCGGCCGAAACGATGCCCGACTCGAGCGCGTGCGCTACGATTCCCGACGTGAAGTCGCCCTCGGCGACCTCCCGCTCCCAGGTGGTCACCCAGTTGCCGATGCGGACCATCCGCTGTGCCCGCTCGAGCACCCGACGGAGCGCGGACAGGTCCGAGCGGTCGAACGACGGCGACAGCGTGAGGTCGACGTCGGCGAACCCGTACAGCATCATGTTGTGGGCGTCGTACGTCTGGAGCTCCGATTCTGTGATGGCGTCGAGGTGCTGGTTCGCGAGGTAGGAGTACTCCATCGCAGTGACGACCTGCCTGAGGTCGAACCGGACGACGTCGTCGAACTCGGCGGCCCGCGGGCCCGCCCGGAGTCCGGCCGAGAACTCGTCCCAGACGTCGCTCGCGAACGCGAGGACATCGGTGTCGACGCCGTCGCGGTCGTAGTCGACGACCCGGTGGTCGAACGGCAGCTTCGCGGCCTCGTCGAACGTGGCCCAGTCCTGTTGCTTCTCGGCGACGTCGTCGAGGACGCTGACGAACATGAGCCCGAGCAGTTTCGTGTTCTGGGCCCGCTCGCGGTGCTCCGGGGCGACACACGAGAGCGTGAACTCCGGGAAGAGGTGGTGGGCCCACTTCCAGAGGAACTGGTCTCGGTCGCCGACGACCGTGTCGTACGCCTCGACCAGCGGCAGCGTCTGTTCGGGGAGCTGGTGGTTCTGGATCTGCTCGAGGGGCGCTCGCAGCTCCGCGACCTTGTGTGGCTGCGGCTGGCCGTCCGTCGATGTGCTGTCTCTGATTGTCATCGTGGTATCACTCGGTCGCTCCGTCGCCCGTCTCAGTCGGCCCGAGGAACGACTCCAGGCGCTCGGACCCGTGGTACTCGACAGTCCCCTCCTCGAGGCCGTAGAACAGGAGGCCCGCGTCGGCCAGTTTCGGGAGGTGGACGTGGTGGAGGTTGGTCGCCACGCGCTGGCGATGAGTCCCCGGTCCGGAGTCTGGACACTCGCTCTCGACGACGACGGCGACGAGGTCGTCGAAGTCGACGGTGATGCCTGGTCGAGTCGCGAGGAACGACACGACGGTGCGTCGGCGCCCGCTCGCGAGCAGGCGGTGACGTTCGTCCCGCGGAATCTCACCCTGCTGGGGTGTCTGGTGGCTGTCGTTGCGGAATGCGGCAGTATCCCGCTCCGTGGGACTCTCGTCACTCATGCGAGTGCGCCCACGCCGTTGGCGGGGTTAAGCTTTGTCTGTAGGAGAGTCCTAATTCTGCCCCCTGTGCCTCTAGGACGCCCCTACCTAGCGTTTCCGCCCAGTAGATTGAACCCTGTCTAGGCTGACGTAGTGGTCGTCACTTCCGGTCCAGTCGGCTGAGACCGTGCCAGATGGCGTTGACAATCCGGTCCTCGCCCTCGCCGTCCGCGTCGTCCCACCCGCGGGCGAGCGCGTCCTCCAGAGCGTCGAGGTCGTGGTTCTCGAAGTTGTTCATCCCGCGGAAGTCCTCGAGGGCGTCGCGGGCGTCCTCGCCAAACTCGGTAGTCATCTCGCCGTCGTAGAAGCCGAGGGACGCGAGCGTGCGCTGGACGTCTTCGGCGGTGTTACCGTCGAGTTCGGCGAACTCCTCGGGGCTCTCGCGCTCCAGGAGAGTGATGTCGTAGATGCGGAAGACGCGTTCGAGTTCCGCGATTGGCGCGTCGTGGTCGTCGACGCGGACGTCGATCCAGCGGTCGTTCTTCCCGTCGTAGCCGCCCGCCGGTTTGGCGACGTACAGCGCCGCGCTCTGCTCTCCGCGCTGGTCGCCGCCCGCCTCGTTGCCCGCGTAGAGGGCGGCGATGAGCTT
Encoded proteins:
- a CDS encoding PadR family transcriptional regulator, with product MHDLTGFQRDLLYVVAGLEEPHGLAIKEELEEYYESEIHHGRLYPNLDTLVDKGLVDKGQLDQRTNYYTLTRRGRRELDARREWEAQYVDLE
- a CDS encoding citrate (Si)-synthase, which gives rise to MTDDLQRGLEGVTVAETRLSSIDGENGVLVIGGFSLDELAPNATFEETLFLLYEDRLPTEAELEAFRSDLAASRRVHPDAVDTVVDAAERGLPAMDAVRMGIAAAPLTRDGEEDPQTDAKLAVAQLPTVAAAYWRAREGEDPVEPREDLGHAANYLYMLDGEEASEERVRGLETYLNSVVDHGLNASTFTARTIVSTESDVVSAVTGAVGALKGPLHGGAPGPVLDMLRDAQAADDPAGLVRDILDSGERVMGFGHRVYDVRDPRAAVLQSAAESFYEGRDERAFFEAAREFEDAAVDVLAEHRPDLRLETNVEFYTAVLLNGVGVPKELFTPTFAVARAGGWTAHCLEQLEDNRLIRPRAAYVGETDREWTPLGQR
- a CDS encoding magnesium transporter accessory protein gives rise to the protein MSPAADAVANAPLDSRIVRIALSVALGLFLGLEREWSQKAAGIRTFALVSVLGTIFTMVDTERCTADVAVCPPYLSGAGALFVIVLAGVLMLSGLQDEEEGLHLTTAVSILLAYGVGVLVALGAVLPATVVAVTSSILLVFKRELHGFAWDLSREELRSTTEFAILAFVIYPVLPPGSVQLGSGVYAVEIEPRVVWLMVVFVAGIGILNYVIVKTYGGRGVAVTGFFGGLASSTAVVGTMLDHVSQERDAAAYAVAGVLLANAAMALRNLLIVVVFTLSTGVLLRGMVPLLVIVAGSILVAAVSADWSTSVEMDLESPFSMRNALAFGAMFLVVVVAGGLAQTQFGSTGLYVTAIVSGLVSSAGATTSAVVLYRTGAITAQSATIAVLLTTASSIGVKVALTATSSNRGFAWRVAAYSTALLAAGGVASVVVAA
- a CDS encoding ATPase; translated protein: MSDDSLSPTLDAATATATLDAVSDPVFVFDAAGVVQYWNAAASDATGYGDEEFAGATLSELLEGVSVDRLRDAADDGTDTLPEAVLAAARGEGVAVELRVSSVAAGEADRFVVVTRELPAEKHVTDDRQGILDRMTDAFFALDEEWRLTYVNDQASEVLTAAMADPPDGSLEGLTLWEAIPDAVDTVFYEQYHEALASQEPVSFEAYYDPLDAWLAVRAYPSPTGLSVYFRDVTERHEQEDALREREETLREVHDITSDTERSFEEQVNALLDLGIEALGASSGALSRIDGEVYEFQAVRGTGDTEPGDTAPLSATNCERTAAEEQTLVMADIARDAPELTEKAGYAEWGISCYLGAPVFVDGDVHGTFCFYGEEPRETAFSEWEVTLVELLSQWVGYELTRRHTRKRLEDQNEKLDQFASIVSHDLRNPLNVLDGYLELAEETGDAEHFQQCRDTIDRMEALVDDLLSMARAGEGVEEVAPTGLDDAVRNAWETVETANASLVVDADVTIRADADRLRQLLVNLFRNSVEHAGPDVTVTVGTLDDGFYVEDDGPGIPAGEHEDVFDAGYSTAASGTGFGLSIVTDVAEAHGWTVSLANGESGGARFEFTGVEEA
- a CDS encoding 4-aminobutyrate aminotransferase — protein: MDRDTAEPSVRSLPGEKAAQWVDYHHEHAAPSTYVYEFVWDITEDADGPFCRDVDGNVLMDFTSHVAAAPFGYNNPKIMDRLDEFDLVDPSKIAGQDFYASGGWPPEDPDVDTSTQLLHRLTDITEQYDLDTVFLSNTGAEAVENAIKICYAQGGHRAFTFDGAFHGRTLGALSLNRSKTVHRKGYPEIGGVVSAPYCACEGDCDCGWETNGPGGNVLADKLHPQRGVIDPEEVAYLILEPQQGEGGYRVPSESFIDDVVDIQQTYDIPVVADEIQSGLGRTGELWGVDHTSLDPDVITSAKGLRVGATVANEDLFPEETGRLSSTWGAGDILAAAQGVATIDAITSDGVLDNVQERGRQVKEVLADDAPDFVTDVRGNGLMIGVELDTKERRDAVVKACLERGLLLLGCGYQTVRLLPPLDVTEREIDVALGVFLDALTDREVRHAGTSKVNTENVS
- a CDS encoding plasmid stabilization protein; the protein is MRQRTRRDVMRATGAAGLSVAVAGCLGLGSGSSGDVDALDAPDGTAVVEVGPDGSNTFTPDSLTVSPGTPVRFVWLSGGHNVAVASQPTDADWRGHDPLESRGFSHEHTFGVPGRYEYVCTPHQQFGMRGEVVVETEG